AATAGTGATAACTAATAGTTTTATAGAAATAATGCCTTACTTTTAACAATTTGAAcaaattacacaaaaaaaatagtgaagaaaCCCCtttcaaatctatttataaatttgattttttgattgaaaaacaaatataatatatatttaattctattcCATAAATTATTAGATCTAGATTGGTCTTTggaaaaaagttgttaaatagTCCATGAAAATTATAGCCttgaaataaatatcattttttaacattgatatttttaacatatctaaaacctatttaaattattaaaaaatataagatggACTTTATATTAGGGTTTTTAAACTAatctagtttttctttttcagcatCACTACAGTGACAAGGCTTTTCAAATCAGGAgggttttgtttcttcttcGTTCATCTTCTATTCTATCTGCAGCGCCTGGTCCCTCTCAGGCCGCGCCAGCAGTCGCCAGCTCCCAACGACGCCGCCACCACTGCAGCCGTGAAACCAGTGGTCGCCGTCCAGGTTGGCCCTCCGTTTTCGTTTCTCACATCAAATCAGTGACTTAGTTTTTGATTTTTCGGGGTTGATTTTTAATGTTTGGCACTCCGAATCTTATCCTTAAATTTGAGCTGACTCTGATTCGGTGCTCtgaaattttgatttcattCTGATTTTGTTTGGTGACCAATCCATGTCAGCTTTGATCATGGACTCTTGCATATTATTATAGACTCATACTGTCATTTGCATTGCAACTTGCTGCTTATAAGATTTTATGTAGATTGCAGAGCTTATATTATAATCCAATTTCATGTTAGTCCAACTCTCAAGGTTCATCTATATctggaaataaagaaaaagctTAAACACCAGAGGCAATTCTTATAGTATTTTTACGAGGTGTTTTTGCCTCGTGTGTAGTTAAGTTTGAGTTACTCTTCAGCAGAGAAATTGTCTTTTTCTCTCCTATTTCGCCGCAGGTTTGTGCAGGAAACGCTGTTACTACCGCTAACTGTATCATCAGTACAAATAAAAGGATCAGAAAGCATTATTTAGGAATTTCTGTTTGCACACATTTGgcagttttctttttattatttttcaatcgTTAAACGTCATGCACCGAAGAGCCCCATTCCCTCGTCTCCTTCTCGATAATGTCGCATGTATGAGAAATGCACAGCAAGTTCTGCGTCATGTGAATGTGTCTCTTCATGATGGAGGGGCGCTTGTGCTAACAGGCGCAAATGGCTCGGGGAAGACAACTTTCCTGCGTATGTTAGCTGGGTTTTCTCGTCCTTCTGCTGGCCAAATCCTTTGGAATGGCCATGACATACAACAATCTGCAATATACCATCAATATAAGCTTCAACTTAACTGGCTCTCTCTCAAGGACGCCATTAATGATAAGTTCACAGTTCTCAACAATGTACAATGGTTTGAAGTTCTTGAGTACAAGGAAGGGAAGGCTTTGGCTGCTGTGGAGTTGATGGGACTAGGAAGATTAGCTAATGAAAAACCAAGGATGCTTTCTATGGGCCAGCGTAAAAGACTACAACTTGCCAGGTTGCTCGCAATTGATCGACCCATATGGTTGCTAGACGAGCCTTCGGTTGCATTAGACGATGAAGGAGTAAAGTTGCTTGAGTATATCATTGCAGAACATAGGAAACACGGAGGAATTGTGATAGTGGCGACTCATCTACCCATTGAGATAGAAGATTCCATGGTTTTGAAACTTCCACCAAGGTTTCCCAGGAGGATGACCCATGCGGATATGCTTGATCGGGCGGATATCAGTTAAGGGCCTTTTTGGATGCTTCTTCTCGGGGCTTCTCTACTCACATAAGTTCTTTGTTGTTTAAAAATGAGGTTTGGATGTATAATTTTTAGCTTTTGAAAAAGTCCAAAGCTTTTAGTATAGCTTATTTAGTTTACTTATTGGTTTTAATCAGGAGCTGAATCTCGATCACATTGGTCTATTGATAATGTGAACTCTATGTCTCTTGGTATGCAGCATTTGAGAATGCAATTGGATATGGTTTTCCAATAAGCACGTTTTAGCTCTATCTTGACTTGGAGTGATACATGCATGATTTTTCCTTGTTTATAAAGGCAGGTCGGGAAAATTGCTCATGCTTTCTCAATACAGGTAGTTAACACACTACACTGATGAACACAGGTTGTTTATCTGCCCCTACGAGGGAGATTGCTCTTGTTTGACCTCTGAATCCATTGGATTTTCATTTTCTGCACAGGACTGAGGTTAAGCCTTTAACCTTTGACTCTACTGGGGCCTCTTCCTCAGTTGGCATCTGGAACCTGAATCCGCTCATTGCGCTTGTTCAACTTATCAACAGTATGAGGGTGTTGATCCTCTAATTCTTTGGCTCTAGCATCCTTAATCTCCATATCTACAAAATCCTTCTGCTCAACAGATAACAGTGGTCGTTTACTGGTATAAAACTAAAGTAGATTGGTCAACAGGTTTCCCAGATTTAGAATACCTATCATTATTTCCTTGAACTTTAAGGAAGATGATGACTTGCTACTGATACTGAAATCCCTTTCCTTATTATAGCTTGTCCAGCCTTCATATTAAGAACGTCCTAGTTGATGATGTTGCTGTGCATCATCTGAGTTGGCTTCTCCATTTTCCCTGTGCGTGCTCTTGCAGACACACCAACAGTAGAAATCGTTATACGAAGTAAATTTAACCATTCACAATCACATAATGAAAACACTAAAAGAAAATCAGAGTAGAATGActgaatcaataaaaaaaagaaacttaataatgataaatatacTAATTTAGAAACGCAAGCAATATCAAAAAACATCTAGTCACTTAtcagtgaaaagaaaaaaaaaatgaagaggcCAAAATAAAGGTTGAAGGTAGAGTTGAAGTGATAAAgctaaaatagaattttttgtATCTCAACATCGCCTCGTGgtgtgggtttttttttttgaattaaataaggtttttttgtcaaattgagatgacatCGTTAAGAAGGGTACGCTGACAGTGTAGGTTTTTATTACGTGACATTACAAACGTAAttgagttatattttttttatttttgaattaaaaaatgaagtatacaTAGTGAAAACTGATGTTTAAGCAAAGACAAAGTTggtaattaaacctaaaattaagtGTTGAAGGTCTCATTCTCATTTACACTTCGAAATTCAATTGTCAGGTGCTACACCAACACATCCCcgaagataaaattaaaaaggaaaatacatTTTAGGAAGAAAAAACATTTCAGCCAATGCAATGTTGCCACATCACCACTGTGAGACGTCATCTCCAACAATctaaaaccctaattcccaaacCAAACCCTAGGGTGGCGTCAGCCATCGTCGCATCACCAGCAACCACCTTGTCATCGTACCATCGCATTAGGCCAACACCCATCTTCCATGCGTAAGCATCTTGATTGTCTTCATCATGCCATCAACGACGATGTTTCCATTCGAAGCCACCAAGCACACGAAGCCTCACGCTACGATTAATGTTGTCATCGTAAATCGCGTTTCTTCCATAGAATAATCCCAAATCGTCGTTGAACCTCTACCACAAGCCTCTTCGCCAAAGCACCGCTGCCTTCGTTCTCATCCAAACTCCATGGACGCTGCACTTCTGTCATCAATCTCGCACAACCATGGAAGCTTGCTCTTTCGCACAACTTGCAAACAGAAAATCCAAAATCTTACCACCCAGAAAAACCCCTAAATCGGGTCACAACAGAAAAAATTCGTGCCATCCTACAACCCACACCATGAGGCGATGTTGTTTAGCTTGTCGACAACGTTGGATCGGAGTTTGGGTTTGGTGCATAGGGCGTTCACGACGTTGGATTTGGAAGGAGTGAAAGTGTTAGGTTTTGGGAAAATAGGggactaaatttttttaatttgtcatataaactaaatcctacaccaattctcacaaactttatttcaaaattcactctcatttacctccaaatttactcaaataaacaacaacaaaaaataccctaaaatccactcaatcactcgcTCTCAATCACCTCCAATCACCCCTAAGTGAACACAGataagaagatgatgatggtgatggaTTGAATAGGGTGGTTGTTCTGACTGCAGCTGATGAAACCATTTTCGCAATTGCAAAAAGAATAAGGTTTTCCCTGGAAAGCAGAATACGAATTGTCAACTTTGccctttctttaattatatttccactttgtttacttaattttttaattcaaaattttaaaaatagaattgaCCCATGACACGTATGATAAAACTATACTGTGATCAAGTGACACAATTCATAACATCGTCTGATCAATTTGACAGAAAtgtcctatttgattcaattttacaaaaataaaaacctaattGAGATGTAAAAACAAGAAAGGTCCTATTTAAAATTCTAGTAGagacaatcaaatattaaaacttacCTACTTTTAAAGTTTCACCTCTTTTTCCACACCTGTCAACTTTCTAGTAATGATGATGGTGATATTGATTATTGATGTATGATCTTCTTATGGAATGCAATATTTCTTCTAAAATCAACCTCTAATATccaatatgaaataaattacaatttgaaaaaatttatataatagttttatttaatctgattctgaaatttaatttagagtTTGAACAACACtctatcacaatttttttataaattttaggtgatacatattatttccttttttaactATTCACAGTTGCATAATGCTGTTCactaaaaaagaagaagcacaaGAGTAATAAATATACTCAGggcaaagttaatttaaaaaatttaaactgtactttatctgtatttttttatacttaaaaaacttaatctaattttacttaaaactaattaaactgATTTGGTTTTCTTATAGGTTTTCCTATTTGCTTTCTCAGTCACGGGCCTCCGTTTGCTTTTTGCCTCGTTACATCTCGCTCACTCGCCGCTGTTAAAGGCCGCCGCCGTTGAAGGCTGCCACCGTCGAAGGTTCGCCACCGTCGAAGGTTCGCTGCCGTCGAAGACTCGCCGTCGTAGAAGGCTCACCGTTGTCGAAGGCTTTGCCGCATTCTGCCGTCGCCGAACTGTCAAAGACTCTACTACCGTCATCGAAGATTCTGAAAGCACTTCTCCTTTAGCTGGAAAGAGAAGCAACACCCAAAGGTACGAATGTTTTTCCTGTTCAAACATTTTTGAAATGCATTCTTAGTtgttcaaacattttttaaatgcaTTCTTAGTTGTTCAAACATTTTGTTAGACATTTGAAGGGAGCATCTGGGATTCTTCCATCATCAGTGGCCAAGGTACTTTATTATTCCAACAAGGATTTAAAATTACCATATGGGGTTCTTCCATCATCGTTAAACACTGCACCATGCTTTGCCAgcatttttgttataaattttgaaaatgatattgcaaaatatctattttgaatattattaaaaataataatattttaaaagatattttaggtCATGGGTGTGACCAACTTCTTTCACTACAAATGACTCTTTCTCATCAGTTTTTCTCTTAGTTTCATTCTCTCCTCCTTTCTtcttagtttttcatttttctctcttcctcttataaaattatttttggtatAAATTCTACGAGactttcttgctagttctgataTTCCAAGAGTTCGTATCCTGGGAACTTG
This genomic stretch from Vigna radiata var. radiata cultivar VC1973A chromosome 7, Vradiata_ver6, whole genome shotgun sequence harbors:
- the LOC106768368 gene encoding ABC transporter I family member 1, translated to MHRRAPFPRLLLDNVACMRNAQQVLRHVNVSLHDGGALVLTGANGSGKTTFLRMLAGFSRPSAGQILWNGHDIQQSAIYHQYKLQLNWLSLKDAINDKFTVLNNVQWFEVLEYKEGKALAAVELMGLGRLANEKPRMLSMGQRKRLQLARLLAIDRPIWLLDEPSVALDDEGVKLLEYIIAEHRKHGGIVIVATHLPIEIEDSMVLKLPPRFPRRMTHADMLDRADIS